The genomic DNA ttctctgattggggaccatttttaggtagccatattccttgggtatttggtgggttattgtctatgtgtagttgcatgccTGCACTCAGTTATTATAGCGGCACATTAATTTTgctagtttgtttagtgtttattCGTTAATTAATATAGAATGTATTCATAtcccgctgcgccttggtctcctcgatatgacgaacgtgacagaataacccaccaaataaGGACCAAGCAGTGTGTGAGTGAGGAGCGGACATCCTGGGCCTGGGAGAAAGATGAGTGGAGGAaatcctggacctgggaggaggtaatgggaggggacaagaccctgccatggaagcaggtggagaTAGCACAGGCCGACGATACGAGGAGTTTTCCCAGTCAGGTgtgtcctgttcctgctcctcgcactcgccctgaggtgcgtgtcaccagcccggtaccaccagtgccagcaccacgcaccaggcctacagtgcgcctcggcagtccagtacgccatgttcctcctccccgcactcgccctgaggtgcgtgtcaccagcccggtaccaccagtgccggcaccacgcaccaggcctacagtccccagtccagagcgtccagcgACGGACCCTAGTCCGGggtctccggcgacggtccacgcagcgagggtccccagcccggggcctaCGGCTTGGACTTAGTGTAAAGAAGGGAGGCGGCATCCAGAACCAGAGCTGCCACCGAGGTTAAAtgcccagaccctcccatataggtttaggttagcggccgggagtccgcacctttgggtgggtgggggtggtactgtcacgccctgaccttcgttatctttgttttctttattattttggttaggtcggggtgtgacgagggtggtttttgtattgtctagggttttttgaaTATCTacgtgtttatatgtctatggttgcctagattggttcccaatcagaggcagctgtttattgttctctgattggggaccatatttaggtagccatattccttgggtatttggtgggttattgtctgAGTAGGTGCATGTCAGCACTCAGTTATTATAGCTTCATGTTCATTTTGTTAGTTTGTATAGTCTTTATTTGTTAATTAAAATAGTATGTATACATGTCATGCTGCgtcttggtctcctcgttatgacgaacgtgacaagtTGCCTTGCTAACTTCAGTAGCTAGCTACCAGCGCGTTTTTTGCAGTTTTCTCCGCCAGAAGGGTAGAATGGCCAACGCTGCTGAAAATGTTATGGACATTTTGTTGAATAACGACTTTCATTCTCTGGGGTACAAGGAAAAGGTGCACATTAAAAGCGAGggtcgacctctgcctgagatcagtttcatgaagaaggaAAAAAAGTGAGGTTTTAATACCTACTGTTATCAAATGTAACAGGGAGCCTATCATCAAGCTGCTTATAATTGCACGTTATGCTGCTttacatgctgaacatcttttcTGGGGTGTCAAAAACAATATCCAAATGATTTGAAAGCTTCCATCGCATCATCCATTAAACTTCAGATTAAAGAGAGGATGATACAGCACATCTTTTTTTTTGTGTGCGCTCAAATAGGCTTTGCACTTTCCTTCagtatttatttagcaaagatgataacacaatcactccggacagacacaagcaaaaTTCTAATGACataaatgttgcagcagccttggctacacctaaacattagaaatctgacatgctgtatgTGTTGAAAACAATACTATTTTTCCATCTGATCAACAGTAGGCTACTAATAAGAGCAGCTGCATACAGCCTATGCAccctgtccatctggtcagggtaactaaatggtaacgttatgtatttatagtccatttgtgtgtcaggagaaaatgtgaTCAAATTTAGATTCTATTCAAAATTTGGCTGGCTAGGCTGCCTATTCGTTTTTAATTCAAAAGTATTACATGGAATTAATCAGTCGACATAATAGTGATGGCAGATGtgagtattttttttaatgaggCCTACAGTTACATAGGCCTGCATGATGCAAacatgcataaagcaagctcagcctTGTGAGTTCTATTGCCTATCAGTTGTCGCCTGTGTCTGGGTAGAGAATCTTCTCctaatctagtctaaatataatttatttgaaCACAAATAAGGTagctgcagtttgacagggttttcaccccccccccccccccccccccagggccacgagtttttttttaaaccatgtgaCCCGATTAGctggtcccatcatagcccatatAAAACCTTTTTGCAACTGATTAATCACTGTCATACCTTATAGGGTCCAGAGTTTTCCTAGTTAGGTTAACATATAAGGTAAAACACTAGGCCCCAAGAGGTAAAAATTGCCACACCGCTTTGGGACCACCAGTCTGCTCACATTTGTCAGTTATTGtcaggtatgtggatgatcagggctttattcaggaaCAGTTCTTGGGCTACTGTGATGTGTCAAGTGGGCGAGATGCGCAGTCTGTGTTTGACTTTAACTTCATAGAGAAACTCGTTGCCCAAACCTATGATGGCGCAGCTataatggaatgtatctgctatttgGATTTACAGATAAATCCCCTTGTGTTCCCTGATTACTTGTATGTAGACACAACGTCTCATGTGCCCTCTCATCCACTGGTACATTGAATGTTTCACATACAaaatcacattattacacatcaatgatTTTTCTCCTTGCTTAGACTACCtcattcttagctcttttgtctGTGTCATTATTTTTTTGTCTTCCCAGTAAAATACTGTCCTGCACTGGTCTAgactctgaacacctcaactcatgccACACACCCTCATacaatcactgctgtgatccctttcCAACACTGTAAGTATCCCTCTCATTCCTTTCCCCATAATATTGTACTATACATGTCTTTATTAAATGTTTAGGTTAAAATGATTAGTCTTTGATGCTTTTTAAACACACTTTGTGGTCACCATGCTTTCCGTGCTTATACCGTGGGTCTCCCACCCTCCTACATTTTTTAAGTCACTAGCCTCCACTGGTTTCATCACTCCACAGAACACATTTCCAATAGCGGcaagcttcacaccactccagcagaTGCCTGGCATTGCGCTTGATAatattaggcttgtgtgtggaaacccattttatgaagctcccgttgaacagttattgtgctgatgttgcttccagaggccgtttgaaactcggtagtgagtgttgcaactgaggacaggcaattttccacttcacaataacagcacttacagttgactggggcagctctagcagggcagaaatttgatgaactgacttgttgaaaatgcGACATCCTATGAGGGTGCtgcgttgaaagtcactgagctcttttgtaaggccattctactgccaatgtttgtctatagaaattgaatggctgtgtgctcgattttatacacctgtcagcaacgggtgtggataAAATAGCCGAGcccactaatttgaaggcgtgtccacatacttttgtataaatGGTGTATATAACCTATTATTTGTTTAGATATTTTAAGCTGTAGAACATGTACCTTTAAAACTGTACTTTTAAAATTGTGAACTGATTATACATCAGAATATGTAGCAGGGTGGAATGGAAGAGCAATTTTATTTATAATTTGCCCCTTTCAATCTGTCACCCGGCAAgtcattacatacagtcaattTAAGTCTCATATCAAGTAGCACTTTCCCATAACTACTTTTAATGTCAGAGAACTGTATTGAACTATAATTTGCATTTATGAGATGATGGAATTTTATGCAGATTTACAGATTTTCAGTCCCATACTTCCTCTATGTACTCACtgttttgatctctctctcagaCCACCTTGTCCTTAtcctgcagtgggctaaatcagggtcacattaTTTATTGGTAGTCttcaacaaatctactttgaaacaaaagcatacacctcacacacatgattATGGGTTTTAAAAAGTAGACACTTGTACAATGTCAGCCATAGAGTTGACATTTATTAcatttgagtttgcatcccaatattatacCTCATATACATCACAAAAGACTGAAATCTAACAAAACCGTTTTATATAGAAACCCAGGATTTAGAGTCTATGCCCCACGGAattctaattagcataatacaacaaTCCctataaaaatctgtcagttaggcttcccgagtggcgcattggtctaaggcagtgcttgtaggcatcactacagacctttAGATTATTTGTTGTTCCATGtaatgaatctgttattcaatgggtTTGTAGGGACTAGTGGCAGTAACACCAAATAAAAAAATtattcagtgttttttttttttttttatatttcaaGGGGTCTTCCAATTCAAAGTtaaatagcaaaatgatccttggtatcaCCTTCTTTAAACAATTaaatatagcttagtagaaccccctctCCTGACTTAGACAGTGTTAATAAAAGTGTTTTTTGATTGTGAATGTATGAAAAtattaacattccacccatgaggccactagagagCTCTtctggtcatttgactgcagaaGAGAGCTACCCAcaaacatgtgcacacacacatgcactcacaaaCAGACGTGCATGCACACAAATATATAGTTACACACAAGTctcggtccaagaggcttctacccccaaaacCAAAACTCCTGAACATccagtcaaatggctacccagactattcacattgcccccccccctctccacaaaaaaatcaaatgaaatcaaatgtatttgtcacatacacatggttagcagatgttaatgtgagtgtagcgaaatgcttgtgcttttagttccgacaatgcagtaataaccaacgagtaatctaaccgaacaattccaaaactactaccttatacacacaagtgtaaagggataaataatatgtacataaagatatatgaatgagtgatggtacagaacggcataggcaagatgcagtagatggtatcgagtacagtatatactgtatgagatgagatgagtaatgtagggtatgtaaacaaagtggcatagtttaaagtggctagtgatacatgtattacataaagatgcagtagatgatagagtacagtatatacatatacatatgagatgaataatgtagggtatgtaaacattatattaagtagcaacactgccactctctgttgtcatctatgtatagtcactttaattaactctaccaacatgcacatactacctcaactaaccggtgaccccacacattgactctgtaccagcacccccctgtatatattgttatttttttactgctcttctttaattacttgttacttttatctcttattcttatctgtattttttgaaactgcactgtcggttaggggctcgtaagtaagcatttcactgtgcggTCTACACCGGTTTTCTGCGCATGTCactaatacgatttgatttgattggacacacatgcacacacaaacacacaccacattaTTAGGTGGGGACAGATAACCTTGACGTTTTCAGCTAGTGACAAGCTTTGGAATCAGACCATTGACTTTGTCTGAGATTCTCAATTCTCTCTTTAGCGGCTCAAAACTATACTATGGCTAGCACTAGTGATGGGAAACTGAGTTTTTGCCTGGATACATCTTACACCATGGTTTCCTTTTTATAACTTCAAGTTTactatataaaaaaaactgaatcTATGTCATTATTTGGGATGCTTAAGACAGAAACATATACTATGCTaatgtatttaaaaaacaaattaaTATTGTGTTTTCAACGGTATTTGGCCTCATACCCTCACATTCCTAAATgttccatagctccctactctaCCTGCTAAGCTCCCTGTCAGGTGAAACTACAGAATCCTAACTATATTTGTAAATACGGTGTCCAGAATAGGTTGGTGTTAGAAGGTAGCTTGGAATCAAAGAAAGCATCAGAACCACAGTGAAATCAGCGTGATCTCACATTTTGCAACACACAGTTAGATAAAGCACATGATCAAATGAAGCTTCGGACGTCATTGATGATGTACTTCTGATTAAGCGATACACACATTGGCACACCCCTGCCCGCCCCCGGGTGCACGTTCTGGTTTTGCCATAGCaaaacacagctgattcaaataaccaactcatcatcaatctttgtttatttgaatcatctgtgtagtgctagggcaaaaaaacaaaacacacacccaGGTAGGAGGCACCAAAAAGGGATCCGCTAAGGTTACAAGGCAAATAACTATTATTTGGCACTATATATATCCATTCGTTTTTAGTGTGTAGGCAACAAAACATTGATCTGTTATAATCCCCAAATCCTTCATTCTTAAATCTGCTGTGCCTTTATATGTTTATCAACCCCAGCATTACAGTTTGCCCCTCCCTACTCTTGTCTTGTGAGCTGAATGGCTAACATGACTAGGGGGAGGGGCTGTGGGGAGGTTTATTTTTTGACTGCATACCTCtggaaggaaagggaagagaTTATGTAGTCTGCAAAGTGGTCCGCCATCTCCATCTCTGAGGTTCACACTCCTGTCACTGATCAACTCAGCTCCTGTTCTTTCATTCATTCTCTGCCATGCTCTctcacttctctgttttctttatcttCAGTCCTTCTTTCTTTTCATTTCCTCCTTCGCCACTTTTCTACTTACATATGTTTTACTTCATATCTCTATTTATCATCTCTCAATTCTCAAttcactatctctctccttctatcatCACTCTATTTTCATCCTtacctctgcccccccccctgtctctctcgctttctttctttctcattctTCCTGGAGGCTGCCAGTTGATAGCAGTGTAGAGAGAGTGCCAGGGGCTAAGGAAGGCTAACATCAGCAGATGTCTGAAGAAAATGACTCTGCTTGACCAGTTTGGGGGCTGGATGAGGCAAAGAAGAGGATCAAACATTGGGATTCATTCTGCTTTCCACCACCTGCCGGGCGCCTGACTCTGAGCATGGAAGACAACAGAACAAGAGGACCATTGAGCACGCAGCACTGAGAATTTCGGAGTATACTGATGGACTTAACTAGGTGGATTAATAGCCCAAAACAAGGCTAGAATGGTGACATTAACATTTTACTAAAAGGCTTAGAGAACCAACTAAGAGAACTACCAACTACACAATGAATGCCACAGAACACCATGGGATGATCTCTGTGAGCTATAACAGGAACTCCAGCACTGCTGGGACTCTGGTATCCGTCAACAAAGACTCAGAGGGCATTGGTCTCAATGACTCTTCGACAGGATGTTACGACCAGCTCCTCATCTCCACCGAGGTCTTCCTCACACTGGGGATTGTCAGTTTATTAGAGAACATCCTGGTGATTGCCGCTATCATCAAGAACAAGAACCTCCACTCTCCCATGTACTTCTTCATCTGTTCTCTGGCTGTGGCCGACATGCTGGTTAGCGTCTCCAATGCCTCCGAGACGATCGTCATAGCCCTGATCAACAGCGGCAGCCTGAGCATCTCTGGGTCACTGATAAAAAGCATGGACAATGTGTTCGACTCCATGATCTGTAGCTCACTGCTGGCGTCGATCTGTAGTCTCTTGGCAATCGCCATAGACCGCTACATCACCATATTCTACGCGCTGCACTACCATAACATTGTGACGGTAAAAAGAGCGCTGGCGGTGATCTCCCTCATATGGTTGTGTTGCGTGGTGTCGGGCGTGCTCTTCATCATCTACTCTGAGAGCACCACTGTCCTCATCTGCCTTATCACCATGTTCTTCACCATGCTGGCACTCATGGCCTCGCTCTACATCCACATGTTCCTCCTAGCCCGGCTACACATGAAGAGGATCGCCATGCTGCCTGGGAACGCGCCCATCCGCCAGCATGCCAACATGAAGGGTGCCATCACCCTCACCATCCTCCTAGGTGTGTTCATAGTGTGCTGGGCTCCCTTCTTCCTCCACCTCATCCTCATTATCTCCTGCCCTAGGAATCCCTACTGTGCCTGCTTCATGTCGCACTTCAACATGTACCTCATCCTCATCATGTGTAACTCGGTCATCGACCCACTCATCTACGCACTCCGCAGCCAGGAGATGAGGAAGACCTTCAAGGAGATCTTCTGCTGGTACAGCTTgccaaacctgtgtgtgtgtgagctcccTGGGAAATAGTGACCCTTTGAACAGCTGACAACTGCTGAGGTGGCATCTGCCTTTGTCTCCTCACATGAAAGAGACAGCTGAGACATTGTGTACAGCATGAGGTCTTTGATGCTGGTGCTGATTGTGATTGGTGAGGACTGATTTGCCCTCTTTCTGCCCGTGCTCCAGGACATGGCTGTAAATTCTTCAAAAGTAGTTCCTCTTAACCGGTTCTGGTTACCATGGCTCGGGTAGCCAAAGAGAAGGTTGGTTTACATACAAACTGTaaaaacagaacacaacacaaaaccCATTCGTTCTCTACAGCACAATCGGGTATCTTTTTGTTTGTCTCGAACAATTCTGTTTTTAAAGTAACTGACCCATAATGTGAGAAGATATGATGATGATATGAGAAAGATATCTATTTAAAATAAGTTAGATATTTTAATATTTAAAACATATTTGAAGTACTGAGTGGCAGCTGCCTACACACTACGGTCTTTTTTCAAGGATAACATACACACTGAAAGtagtgctcacgagccaaaacTGGTCACCGAAAATTGTGCAGtcgtgtactacgtcatccaattcGTATGATTATATTAGGAATTCAAATGTTCTACGATATATTTGTAAGTGCTTAAGATCCAGGACTGCATCTTTAAATGGCACACTATATGACAGTGTACGTTTATTTCATACTCTGAACGATTGAAAGTGGAAAGCTACAAAAAGATCATCTACCTCCCGGagcaaacagtaaaaaaaaaactaaagtcTTGCACCGTGCTTTGTAGAATAAATGTCAGAGGATTTTCCTTTAGCCTATCTTAGGCTGACAACTACAACACATAGTGGCTCTAAattgaaaaaaaacaacaacaaagtgaaGCACTAATTGAAATGATTTCTGTTGAGAATAAACCCAGTCGGGAGAGCTACATCTCATTTGATTAAAAGCTAAAAGCTACCTATGctgcttgaaaaaaaaaacagaccttGTGTGGACATGTGCATTTATAAAGTCACCATTACATGACACAGACACACTTTCATCTATATTTTTAATTCATCCTCAATATGCGTTCATCAAGTGCTTGGATAATTCTTTGCAGACTTATTTTACAGTGTACATGTAACTTCTTATGTACTTCtttcctaaccccaaccctaattcTAGATTCTATTGATATTGTATTTTGCTCTAAAATTTAAACGATGTGAGTATGTGCTTTTGTGTTCATATCATGTCGCTTGTTGTTCTGGCCTTAAACATGCTGCACTGTGATGTAAAATAACAATTTCAATGCCGGtgttatatatacatattttaatAAAATCATGTGTAAAGCCTATTGTTTACAGAACGATATAACCATCTGTTTCTCGTATTATTCTTTCATTGCAGTTCATACTCAGTATCATAATTTATTCTGATTGGTTATGGTTTTATTCTTTAGATGAAAGCTGCACCCTTACTATTGTGTTAAAGCTTACTCAAAGGCAGCCTTACTCTCATTAAAAGTGTTGCCGACCCTGTGAGCTTAGATCAATAGGCCTATGTGTTTAGACAAGTTAACTTCTATGAGTAGCTATCTACAAATCCCCCCCAGTGTTTTGAAACAGCAAATGAGGATTTTATACTTTTCTTCTCCCAGTTTAGACTTTAACCTTTGAGAACTCAAAAATGTGGTCAATCACAAACAAAGAAGATCTCTTTGAAGGCTAGGAGCTTTCTATGGAATTATGTAATTTATTTTCTTATCAAAATGATGGTTTGGACAAATAAGACTGGGAAATCATCTTAAACAACCTAatatgtagttacagtatattaggTTTTGAATAGATTAAATTCTGCAAGATTTTGCTCTTTGAGTATTTGTGTACTTAGTCTAATAGGGCTGAGAGAGTTTGTATTACAGATTAGAGCACTGGCAGCCCTGACATATAAAGGCTGAAGACCAAACCAGGCGCTCTTGTTGAGAATATTGATATatgctctagagttcctctatggagatgatagaaacttccagaaggacaatcatctctacAACACTACCAATCAGGCCTACATGGTAGaagggccagacggaagccacatctcagtaaaaggcacctaaatattgtcagaccatgagaaacaagattatctggtttgatgaaaccaatatttcatggcctgaatgccatgtgtcatgtctggaggaaacctagcaccatctatatggtgaagaatggtggcggcagcatcatgctgtgtggatgtttttcagaggcagggactgcaggactagtcaggatcgaggga from Oncorhynchus clarkii lewisi isolate Uvic-CL-2024 chromosome 15, UVic_Ocla_1.0, whole genome shotgun sequence includes the following:
- the LOC139366788 gene encoding melanocortin receptor 4-like gives rise to the protein MNATEHHGMISVSYNRNSSTAGTLVSVNKDSEGIGLNDSSTGCYDQLLISTEVFLTLGIVSLLENILVIAAIIKNKNLHSPMYFFICSLAVADMLVSVSNASETIVIALINSGSLSISGSLIKSMDNVFDSMICSSLLASICSLLAIAIDRYITIFYALHYHNIVTVKRALAVISLIWLCCVVSGVLFIIYSESTTVLICLITMFFTMLALMASLYIHMFLLARLHMKRIAMLPGNAPIRQHANMKGAITLTILLGVFIVCWAPFFLHLILIISCPRNPYCACFMSHFNMYLILIMCNSVIDPLIYALRSQEMRKTFKEIFCWYSLPNLCVCELPGK